From Cricetulus griseus strain 17A/GY chromosome 1 unlocalized genomic scaffold, alternate assembly CriGri-PICRH-1.0 chr1_0, whole genome shotgun sequence, a single genomic window includes:
- the Ocel1 gene encoding occludin/ELL domain-containing protein 1 isoform X2, with protein sequence MQIPSSPAPRRGPRRPPAACRPRSRSSGHNATYSSRPAAGGRPNAAAPRMPTRARPQPHPAGPEPRTLVSRSPESRARGPQCQPGPGELRTRPRKIVFADELGARAPGPGQKPSKALGPRPSPVPDYELKYPPVSSARDRSRYAAVFQDQHAEFSELQHHVGVTQAKLQQLEALLKSLPPPRSQKEAHVAARVRREFEKKRADPGFLDKQARCHYLKGKLRHLKAQIRKFDDQGDSDSQDSVYF encoded by the exons ATGCAAATACCATCAAGCCCCGCCCCCAGGCGAGGCCCGCGCCGCCCTCCGGCCGCCTGCAGACCCAGGTCCCGGAGCTCAGGCCACAACGCTACTTACAGTTCGCGCCCCGCCGCCGGGGGGCGCCCGAACGCCGCGGCCCCGCGCATGCCCACCCGGGCGCGCCCGCAGCCCCACCCGGCCGGCCCCGAGCCCCGG ACGCTGGTGTCTCGAAGCCCGGAGTCCCGCGCTCGTGGGCCGCAGTGCCAGCCCGGACCTGGGGAGCTCCGCACGAGGCCCCGGAAGATCGTGTTTGCTGACGAGCTAGGCGCCCGGGCCCCGGGCCCCGGACAGAAGCCTTCCAAAGCTCTGGGGCCCCGCCCCAGCCCAGTGCCTGACTATGAGCT TAAGTACCCGCCAGTGAGCAGCGCGAGGGACCGGAGTCGCTATGCCGCCGTGTTCCAGGACCAGCACGCAGAGTTCTCGGAGCTCCAGCACCACGTGGGCGTCACGCAGGCCAAGCTCCAGCAGCTGGAGGCCCTGCTGAAGTCACTGCCCCCACCACGAAGCCAG AAGGAGGCTCACGTGGCAGCTCGGGTCCGGAGAGAGTTTGAGAAGAAGCGGGCG GATCCTGGCTTCCTGGATAAGCAGGCTCGCTGTCACTACCTGAAGGGCAAACTGAGGCACCTCAAGGCCCAGATCCGAAAATTCGATGATCAAGGGGACAGTGATAGCCAGGATTCAGTCTACTTCTGA
- the Nr2f6 gene encoding nuclear receptor subfamily 2 group F member 6 isoform X2: protein MAMVTSGWGGPGGDTNGVDKAGGSYPRATEDDSASPPGVASDAEPGDEERPGLQVDCVVCGDKSSGKHYGVFTCEGCKSFFKRSIRRNLSYTCRSNRDCQIDQHHRNQCQYCRLKKCFRVGMRKEAVQRGRIPHALPGPAACSPPGAAGVEPFAGPPVSELIAQLLRAEPYPAAGRFGGGGAVLGIDNVCELAARLLFSTVEWARHAPFFPELPAADQVALLRLSWSELFVLNAAQAALPLHTAPLLAAAGLHAAPMAAERAVAFMDQVRAFQEQVDKLGRLQVDAAEYGCLKAIALFTPDACGLSDPAHVESLQEKAQVALTEYVRAQYPSQPQRFGRLLLRLPALRAVPASLISQLFFMRLVGKTPIETLIRDMLLSGSTFNWPYGSG, encoded by the exons ATGGCCATGGTGACCAGCGGCTGGGGCGGCCCCGGAGGCGACACGAACGGCGTGGACAAGGCCGGTGGGAGCTACCCACGTGCAACCGAGGACGACTCGGCGTCGCCTCCCGGGGTGGCCAGCGACGCGGAGCCGGGAGACGAGGAGCGCCCGGGGCTGCAGGTGGACTGCGTGGTTTGCGGGGACAAGTCCAGCGGCAAGCACTACGGCGTGTTCACCTGCGAGGGCTGCAAGAGTTTCTTCAAGCGCAGCATCCGCCGCAACCTCAGCTACACCTGCCG GTCTAACCGTGACTGTCAGATTGACCAGCACCATCGGAACCAGTGTCAGTACTGCCGCCTCAAGAAGTGCTTCCGGGTCGGCATGCGCAAGGAGG CCGTGCAGCGCGGCCGCATCCCGCACGCGCTCCCGGGCCCCGCGGCCTGCAGTCCCCCGGGCGCGGCGGGCGTCGAGCCGTTCGCGGGGCCACCGGTGTCCGAGCTGATCGCACAACTGCTGCGCGCCGAGCCCTACCCCGCGGCCGGGCGCTTCGGCGGCGGCGGCGCCGTGCTGGGCATCGACAACGTGTGCGAGCTGGCGGCGCGCCTGCTGTTCAGCACGGTCGAGTGGGCCCGCCACGCgcccttcttcccagagctgCCGGCCGCCGACCAGGTGGCGCTGCTGCGGCTCAGCTGGAGCGAGCTCTTCGTGCTGAACGCGGCGCAGGCGGCGCTGCCTCTGCACACGGCGCCGCTGCTGGCCGCCGCGGGGCTGCACGCCGCGCCCATGGCCGCCGAGCGCGCGGTGGCCTTCATGGACCAGGTGCGCGCCTTCCAGGAGCAGGTGGACAAGCTGGGCCGCCTGCAGGTGGACGCCGCCGAGTACGGCTGCCTCAAGGCCATCGCGCTCTTCACGCCTG ATGCTTGTGGCCTTTCTGACCCAGCCCATGTGGAGAGCCTGCAGGAGAAGGCACAGGTGGCCCTCACCGAGTACGTGCGTGCCCAGTACCCATCGCAGCCTCAGCGCTTTGGGCGCCTGCTGCTGCGACTGCCGGCCCTACGCGCTGTGCCAGCCTCCCTCATCTCCCAGCTTTTCTTCATGCGCCTGGTTGGCAAGACACCCATCGAGACGCTCATCCGGGACATGCTACTGTCAGGGAGCACCTTCAACTGGCCTTATGGCTCGGGCTAG